A single genomic interval of Parvularcula marina harbors:
- a CDS encoding pyridoxine 5'-phosphate synthase, whose protein sequence is MSEMPQGPNPAAEFPPCRLGVNIDHVATIRNARGGDEPDPVRAAQLAIAAGADGITAHLREDRRHIRDDDVARLKAEIDRPLNFEMAATEEMLRICLATAPHAACLVPEKREERTTEGGLDVAGASSVLEKVVGELGNAGIRVSLFIDPDPVQVEAAHRIGAPVIELHTGDYHHAALSTTPVKIQAAWNAINKAATQAHELGLEVHAGHGLNFTNVSNIASIPAMRELNIGHFLISESVFVGLDVAVREMKRLISDARTGRLV, encoded by the coding sequence ATGAGTGAGATGCCGCAAGGCCCCAATCCGGCGGCGGAATTCCCGCCCTGCCGGTTGGGGGTCAATATCGACCATGTCGCAACGATCCGGAATGCGCGGGGCGGGGATGAGCCAGACCCCGTCCGCGCCGCCCAGCTTGCCATTGCGGCGGGGGCGGACGGCATTACTGCTCATCTGCGGGAAGATCGCCGCCATATCCGTGATGACGACGTGGCGCGGCTGAAGGCCGAGATCGACCGCCCGCTCAATTTCGAAATGGCCGCGACGGAGGAGATGCTCCGCATCTGTCTTGCGACCGCGCCCCATGCGGCCTGCCTTGTCCCAGAGAAACGAGAGGAACGGACGACCGAAGGCGGGCTCGATGTCGCCGGTGCCTCAAGCGTGCTTGAAAAAGTTGTCGGCGAACTTGGGAATGCGGGCATCCGCGTCTCCCTCTTCATCGATCCCGATCCCGTTCAGGTCGAGGCCGCCCACCGGATCGGCGCGCCCGTCATCGAACTTCACACGGGCGACTATCACCATGCCGCACTTTCCACGACGCCGGTGAAGATCCAGGCCGCGTGGAATGCGATCAACAAGGCCGCCACGCAGGCCCACGAGCTAGGGCTCGAGGTTCATGCCGGGCACGGCCTCAATTTCACGAATGTCTCGAACATCGCCTCGATTCCGGCGATGCGGGAGCTCAATATCGGCCATTTCCTGATCAGTGAGTCGGTCTTTGTGGGCCTTGATGTCGCGGTCCGCGAGATGAAAAGATTGATAAGTGATGCGCGGACAGGGCGGCTCGTATGA
- a CDS encoding uracil-DNA glycosylase yields MAEPSLPAEPPRDCPLCPRLAEFRAATAVEHPDWFNGAVPSFAAAGGDETVRVLIVGLAPGLQGANRTGRPFTGDWAGDLLYATLLDHGLARGVYDQRPDDGLELIGTMITNAVRCVPPQNKPTGPEINQCRPFLIRRIETLPNLEVMIALGKIAHDSVIRAMGAKLKDHPFGHGTEYQLEGPNGPLRLLSSYHCSRYNTNTGRLTPEMFADVFRMI; encoded by the coding sequence ATGGCTGAGCCATCCCTGCCTGCCGAGCCGCCCCGCGACTGCCCTCTCTGCCCCCGCCTTGCTGAGTTTCGTGCAGCAACGGCCGTCGAGCATCCTGACTGGTTCAACGGCGCCGTCCCTTCCTTTGCCGCCGCTGGCGGGGATGAGACGGTCCGTGTGCTTATCGTCGGACTGGCGCCGGGGCTACAGGGCGCGAACCGCACGGGCCGCCCCTTTACCGGCGATTGGGCCGGTGACCTTCTTTATGCCACGCTGCTCGATCATGGTCTGGCGCGCGGGGTCTATGACCAGCGGCCGGATGATGGGCTGGAGCTGATCGGCACGATGATCACCAATGCGGTGCGCTGCGTGCCGCCCCAGAACAAGCCGACGGGCCCGGAGATCAATCAGTGCCGCCCGTTCCTGATCCGCCGGATCGAAACCCTGCCCAATCTTGAGGTCATGATTGCGCTGGGCAAAATCGCCCATGACTCCGTCATTCGCGCAATGGGCGCAAAGCTGAAGGATCATCCCTTCGGTCATGGCACGGAGTATCAACTTGAAGGGCCTAACGGCCCCTTGCGTCTGCTCTCCAGCTATCACTGCTCGCGATACAACACGAATACCGGCCGCCTGACGCCGGAGATGTTCGCGGATGTGTTTCGGATGATCTAA
- a CDS encoding RelA/SpoT family protein: protein MTEEGRHQRATQVSQDKGPGADQASGRVLAQEGDLPAGQVSQGSSDILPGADETPAENRLRGNKPPDFIRQYELVDKVMEYDPEADEALLNRAYVFALQAHGEQKRSSGDPYFSHPLAVAGILTELKLDTATIATALLHDVVEDTDVTIAEIEESFGAEVARLVDGVTKISKRELAPDADGKADNFAKFLLATAKDVRVLLVKLADRLHNMRTLHYLKKQEKRERIALETMEIYAPMASRIGVQRIREELEDLSFKYLNETAYETITEGLNRLRDDAVHDVIALAQTLRTDLRNAGITAEVYSREKRAFSIWRKMHRKRNTFEELADIYAFRVLTETVDDCYRALGVIHRAFNMIPDEFDDYISTPKPNGYQSIHTAVLATAGDREGQRVEVQIRTKQMHDIAERGVAAHWKYKDATARASGDGSVDIGGAGTDTAYEWLRGVLETMVSEGSSTAALDQAKIDLYQDQVFPFTPKGRVIPLPAGATVLDFAYALHTEVGDQFSGARINGVARPARTPLRNGDVIEIIKNTNAPIPTGWDSYVVTGAAKSGIRRRIRALKSKEQQTMGERIVTSAFAARDLPFSRTGVETATNQLGFSSVSALYEAVGRMDISGKEVLEQIFPDVDLDGHDVSTTAIRYGAKVPRRAISIAGVTPGGVIRLGSCCRPLPGERIVGLRDAEEGAIIVHRIDCEILAARADEEWLDLSWSEDISEQFVAPIILTVNNKTGALGHLGTMLARYGADIVDLKLQHREVDFYDLCFDIAVRDARHLARVLTGLRASDYVVAADQRMPQEEEEEKDEH, encoded by the coding sequence ATGACGGAAGAAGGACGACACCAGCGTGCAACGCAAGTCAGCCAGGATAAGGGCCCGGGCGCAGATCAGGCGTCGGGTCGCGTCCTCGCGCAAGAAGGTGACCTTCCTGCGGGGCAAGTATCTCAAGGTTCGTCAGATATTCTTCCGGGTGCTGATGAGACGCCGGCGGAGAACCGGCTGAGAGGCAACAAGCCTCCCGATTTCATCCGGCAATATGAGCTGGTCGACAAGGTCATGGAATATGACCCGGAGGCCGATGAGGCGCTGCTCAACCGCGCCTATGTTTTCGCCCTGCAGGCGCATGGTGAGCAAAAACGCTCTAGCGGCGATCCTTATTTCTCCCATCCGCTGGCTGTCGCCGGCATCCTCACCGAGCTGAAGCTCGATACGGCGACGATTGCGACGGCGCTCCTTCATGATGTCGTCGAAGACACCGATGTGACGATTGCCGAGATCGAGGAGAGCTTCGGGGCGGAAGTTGCGCGCCTTGTCGACGGGGTCACCAAGATCTCCAAGCGAGAGCTCGCCCCGGACGCCGACGGCAAGGCGGATAATTTCGCCAAATTCCTGCTCGCCACCGCCAAGGACGTCCGTGTGCTGCTCGTCAAGCTGGCAGACCGGCTGCACAATATGCGCACCCTGCATTACCTGAAAAAACAGGAAAAGCGGGAGCGCATCGCGCTTGAGACGATGGAGATCTACGCGCCCATGGCCTCCCGCATCGGGGTGCAGCGCATCCGCGAGGAGCTCGAAGATCTCTCCTTCAAATATCTCAACGAGACGGCCTATGAGACGATCACCGAAGGGCTGAACCGCCTGCGCGATGATGCCGTCCATGATGTGATCGCGCTGGCACAGACCCTGCGGACCGATCTGCGTAATGCCGGGATCACTGCGGAGGTCTATTCACGGGAGAAGCGCGCCTTTTCGATCTGGCGCAAGATGCACCGCAAGCGGAACACATTCGAGGAACTCGCGGATATCTATGCCTTCCGGGTGCTGACCGAAACTGTGGATGACTGCTACCGCGCGCTCGGGGTCATTCACCGGGCCTTCAACATGATCCCGGACGAGTTCGACGATTATATCTCAACGCCCAAGCCCAATGGCTATCAGTCGATCCACACGGCGGTGCTGGCCACCGCTGGGGACCGCGAAGGCCAGCGCGTTGAAGTGCAGATCCGTACGAAACAGATGCACGACATTGCCGAACGCGGCGTCGCGGCACACTGGAAATATAAAGACGCTACCGCACGGGCGAGCGGGGACGGCAGTGTCGATATCGGCGGGGCGGGGACCGACACCGCCTATGAATGGCTGCGCGGTGTGCTCGAGACCATGGTCAGCGAGGGCTCAAGCACGGCGGCGCTCGATCAGGCGAAAATCGATCTTTACCAGGATCAGGTGTTCCCCTTCACACCCAAGGGGCGGGTGATCCCGCTGCCTGCCGGGGCGACCGTGCTCGATTTTGCCTATGCGCTGCATACCGAAGTCGGTGACCAGTTCAGTGGGGCACGGATCAATGGTGTTGCGCGCCCTGCCAGAACACCCCTGCGCAATGGCGATGTCATAGAGATCATCAAGAATACGAACGCACCGATCCCGACGGGTTGGGATTCTTACGTCGTCACGGGGGCAGCGAAATCCGGCATCCGGCGGCGGATCCGCGCACTCAAATCAAAAGAACAGCAGACGATGGGCGAGCGGATTGTGACCTCGGCCTTTGCCGCGCGGGATCTGCCGTTCTCGCGCACCGGGGTTGAAACGGCGACCAATCAGCTCGGCTTCTCATCGGTCAGCGCGCTTTATGAGGCGGTCGGCCGGATGGATATCAGCGGCAAGGAAGTCCTTGAGCAGATCTTCCCGGACGTCGACCTTGACGGTCACGATGTCTCGACTACCGCGATCCGGTACGGTGCCAAGGTGCCGCGCCGGGCGATCTCGATTGCGGGCGTGACCCCGGGCGGTGTTATTCGGCTCGGCTCCTGCTGCCGGCCTTTGCCGGGCGAGCGGATCGTCGGCCTGCGCGATGCAGAGGAGGGGGCGATCATCGTCCATCGGATCGACTGCGAAATTCTGGCTGCACGCGCCGATGAGGAATGGCTCGATCTGTCGTGGTCGGAGGATATCAGTGAGCAATTCGTTGCCCCGATCATCCTGACCGTCAATAACAAGACCGGCGCGCTGGGCCATCTTGGCACCATGCTCGCACGTTATGGCGCGGACATCGTCGATCTGAAATTGCAGCACCGTGAGGTGGACTTTTACGACCTCTGCTTCGATATCGCGGTCAGGGATGCGCGGCATCTCGCGCGCGTGCTGACGGGCCTGCGCGCATCGGATTATGTGGTGGCCGCTGACCAGCGGATGCCGCAAGAAGAGGAAGAAGAAAAAGATGAACACTGA
- a CDS encoding LabA-like NYN domain-containing protein → MTDWMGLDPDDRTAIFIDGANLYKTARNLGFDIDYKRLLQKTRSETRLVRAYYYTAMQEDRDQDYSPLRPLVDWLDYNGYQLKTKIAREFVDAQGRKRYRGNVDIELAVDLVMMAPKLDCIVLFTGNGDFRHAIAKVQEQGCRVVCVSTTGTQPPMASDEIRRQADQFVDLTDLEDVIARKSAPPQRRESNDDEIEDDDYAEEFSGSDG, encoded by the coding sequence ATGACTGACTGGATGGGTCTCGATCCTGATGACCGTACCGCAATTTTCATTGACGGCGCCAATTTATACAAAACCGCTCGCAATTTGGGCTTTGACATCGATTACAAGCGCCTGCTGCAGAAAACGCGGTCAGAGACGCGCCTTGTCCGGGCCTATTACTATACGGCGATGCAGGAAGACCGGGATCAGGATTACTCCCCGCTCCGGCCGCTCGTCGATTGGCTCGACTATAATGGCTACCAGCTGAAGACGAAGATCGCGCGCGAATTTGTCGATGCGCAGGGGCGCAAACGCTATCGCGGCAATGTCGATATCGAGCTGGCTGTTGACCTCGTCATGATGGCACCAAAGCTCGACTGCATCGTCCTCTTCACCGGCAATGGCGATTTCCGCCATGCGATCGCCAAGGTGCAGGAACAGGGCTGCCGGGTCGTCTGTGTCTCAACAACAGGGACCCAACCGCCCATGGCGAGCGACGAAATCCGCCGCCAGGCTGACCAGTTCGTCGACCTCACCGATCTCGAAGATGTCATCGCCCGTAAGTCGGCCCCGCCGCAGCGGCGTGAGTCGAATGACGACGAGATCGAAGATGATGATTATGCGGAGGAGTTCAGCGGGTCCGATGGCTGA
- the pyrE gene encoding orotate phosphoribosyltransferase, whose amino-acid sequence MNTEDVLALFKEYGALLNGHFILSSGRHADTYLNKSIISQYPAPTETLCRALAQKIKDELGDQPVSVISPAMGAIIFGYETARHLELPFMFLERVDGEFTFRRGFGLEEGAPVVIVEDIVSTGLSSREAIAAVRKEGGNPLALACLIDRSGGTADVGIPMLPLAELDVESWEADNLPQHLKDIPAVKPGSRGLK is encoded by the coding sequence ATGAACACTGAGGATGTACTGGCGCTGTTCAAGGAATATGGCGCGCTGCTCAATGGCCATTTCATCCTGTCCTCGGGCCGCCATGCGGATACCTATCTGAACAAGTCGATTATCTCGCAATATCCGGCGCCGACGGAGACGCTCTGCCGGGCGCTTGCGCAAAAGATCAAAGACGAGCTGGGCGACCAGCCGGTTTCGGTCATCTCGCCCGCCATGGGGGCGATCATTTTCGGCTATGAGACGGCGCGGCACCTTGAGCTGCCCTTCATGTTCCTTGAGCGGGTCGATGGCGAGTTCACCTTCCGCCGCGGCTTCGGGCTCGAGGAAGGCGCGCCGGTCGTCATCGTCGAGGACATTGTCTCCACCGGGCTGTCCTCTCGCGAAGCGATTGCGGCGGTACGCAAGGAAGGCGGCAACCCGCTGGCCCTTGCCTGCCTGATCGACCGGTCGGGCGGCACGGCGGATGTCGGCATCCCGATGCTGCCACTGGCCGAACTCGATGTTGAAAGCTGGGAGGCCGATAACCTGCCGCAGCATCTGAAAGACATTCCCGCCGTCAAGCCGGGCAGCCGGGGCCTCAAATGA
- a CDS encoding capsular polysaccharide synthesis protein, whose translation MMNRVIWMLWLQGEDNAPPVPKACIKSWRHYNPSWDVRVLDRNNMGDFIDLPGTFGIDLDTLPPAAISDMARLALLHRHGGVWADATCLCARPLDTWLPTVLDTEKTFALDRPAPDRLLATYFIAATKGAPLIAAWHEEVSRLWKTWPAREVSTADQTFKWLKYHSSAQPIVLGNEHFAGPNRLPYFWAHYLFARLVQKSPEFAQRFARVPKVSAKPSLIFSTQGFRRELHPYTRAAFQWGLSPLYKLDWREAELGPGPTFAINEKNWPAPGTGFSP comes from the coding sequence ATGATGAACCGCGTAATCTGGATGCTTTGGCTACAGGGGGAGGACAATGCGCCTCCCGTCCCGAAGGCCTGCATCAAATCATGGCGCCATTATAATCCGAGCTGGGACGTTCGGGTGCTTGATCGAAATAACATGGGCGATTTCATCGACCTGCCCGGTACATTCGGCATTGATCTCGATACCCTTCCTCCTGCCGCCATTTCGGACATGGCAAGACTCGCCCTTCTCCATAGGCATGGCGGGGTCTGGGCCGATGCCACCTGCCTTTGCGCCCGGCCGCTCGACACCTGGCTGCCTACCGTTCTTGATACGGAGAAAACCTTCGCCCTCGACAGGCCAGCGCCCGACCGGCTGCTCGCAACCTATTTCATTGCCGCCACAAAAGGCGCGCCGCTCATCGCCGCATGGCATGAAGAGGTTTCACGCCTTTGGAAGACATGGCCGGCACGCGAGGTGAGCACCGCCGACCAGACCTTCAAATGGCTCAAGTATCACTCGTCAGCCCAGCCCATCGTTCTTGGTAATGAGCATTTCGCGGGCCCAAACCGCCTGCCCTATTTCTGGGCCCATTACCTCTTTGCACGGCTCGTTCAGAAGAGCCCCGAATTCGCACAGCGTTTCGCGCGCGTCCCGAAGGTCTCGGCAAAACCCAGTTTGATCTTCTCGACGCAAGGCTTTCGGCGTGAGCTGCACCCCTACACCCGCGCCGCTTTCCAGTGGGGGCTGTCGCCGCTCTACAAGCTCGACTGGCGCGAAGCTGAGCTGGGTCCGGGGCCGACCTTCGCCATTAATGAGAAGAACTGGCCCGCGCCGGGGACTGGCTTCAGCCCGTAG
- the folK gene encoding 2-amino-4-hydroxy-6-hydroxymethyldihydropteridine diphosphokinase: MAVTLISLGSNKRNANASPAKIVMLAANSVASLGKNAKLSSLYRSDAWPDPIAPAYVNAVMRLETDFAAEEILSAILAIEAGFSRIRSTDPAKRYAPRTLDLDLLAHGDVRIETAALSLPHPRMAGRGFVLLPLAEIAPEWRHPVTGETAAEMAAACDPSSVTRLPSTG, translated from the coding sequence ATGGCAGTCACTCTCATCAGTCTCGGCAGTAACAAGCGGAACGCGAATGCTTCACCCGCTAAGATTGTAATGCTGGCGGCGAATTCTGTCGCGTCACTCGGGAAAAACGCAAAACTTTCCTCTCTTTACCGGAGTGATGCTTGGCCGGATCCTATAGCTCCAGCCTATGTAAATGCAGTGATGAGATTGGAGACAGATTTTGCTGCTGAGGAAATCCTGAGCGCGATTCTGGCGATCGAAGCGGGCTTTTCGCGAATCAGGTCGACCGATCCGGCAAAAAGATATGCACCGCGCACGCTCGATCTCGATCTTCTCGCGCATGGCGATGTGCGGATAGAGACGGCGGCACTGTCCTTGCCGCATCCACGGATGGCGGGGCGGGGGTTTGTCCTCCTTCCGCTTGCCGAGATTGCGCCGGAATGGCGCCACCCTGTGACGGGCGAGACGGCCGCTGAGATGGCGGCGGCGTGCGATCCGTCATCGGTCACAAGGCTTCCCTCTACGGGCTGA
- a CDS encoding ABC transporter ATP-binding protein codes for MTDAAIEAQGLVRTYGAKRALDGVDLTIPAAGGITAILGPNGAGKTTFVSCALGLVPLSKGRLRIFGGKPGTLANKRRIGAMLQDSDLPALLTAREHITLFSSYYPNPMGTEELLELCEITPFADKLYKKLSGGQKRRVQFALAVVGQPELIFLDEPTTGLDIDARRVLWKTIRRLTETGSSVILTTHYLEEADALADRIIVFNEGQVIADAPTDEIRNAVGGAVIQCVTGISEADILAMPAVLSVGQSGRFTDIMSSDAPATLRVLLAADPSLTDLTVKKPTLEDAFLDLTRPKGEAA; via the coding sequence ATGACCGACGCGGCAATAGAGGCGCAGGGGCTCGTTCGCACTTATGGCGCCAAACGGGCGCTCGACGGCGTTGACCTCACCATTCCAGCGGCAGGCGGGATCACTGCTATTCTTGGTCCCAACGGCGCGGGCAAGACGACGTTCGTCTCCTGCGCGCTGGGGCTGGTGCCGCTGAGCAAAGGCCGCTTGCGGATTTTCGGCGGGAAGCCCGGCACGTTGGCTAACAAGCGCCGGATCGGCGCGATGCTTCAGGATTCGGACCTTCCGGCGCTCCTGACTGCGCGTGAGCACATCACGCTCTTTTCCTCATACTATCCCAATCCGATGGGAACGGAGGAATTGCTCGAACTCTGTGAGATCACGCCCTTTGCCGACAAGCTCTATAAAAAGCTCTCCGGCGGGCAGAAGCGGCGTGTGCAGTTTGCGCTTGCTGTTGTTGGGCAGCCGGAGCTGATCTTCCTTGATGAGCCGACAACGGGGCTCGATATCGATGCCCGCCGGGTATTGTGGAAGACGATCCGGCGACTGACGGAAACCGGCAGCTCGGTGATCCTGACGACGCATTATCTCGAAGAGGCGGATGCCTTGGCAGACCGGATCATCGTCTTCAATGAAGGGCAGGTGATCGCCGATGCGCCGACGGACGAGATCCGCAATGCGGTCGGCGGCGCGGTCATTCAGTGCGTCACGGGCATCTCGGAGGCGGACATCCTCGCCATGCCGGCGGTGCTGTCGGTCGGCCAGTCGGGCCGCTTCACCGACATCATGTCGTCCGATGCACCGGCCACTTTGCGAGTGCTGCTGGCGGCGGACCCGTCGCTCACTGACCTGACGGTCAAGAAACCCACGCTGGAGGATGCTTTCCTCGATCTGACAAGGCCGAAGGGAGAAGCCGCATGA
- a CDS encoding ABC transporter permease, with amino-acid sequence MSASAMKAFINETGAEILKSLRAPEFLIPTLIMPSAFYSLFGVAMPGDPQRAPYLLATYGVFAVMGPSIFGFGVGVATERDRGWLQLKRAAPAPAVSYIGAKLISTLIFAAIALAPLYAIGGFAGGAEFTRATWAALLGLHISAAIPFVLLGLTLGFSFPANGAVAVANIFFLGLSVLGGLWMPIFIFPEILQKVAQFLPSYHLGELALFVAGQGREHQPMENLTAIAIMTGVLAVLAGIAWSRQR; translated from the coding sequence ATGAGCGCGTCCGCCATGAAAGCCTTCATCAATGAGACGGGGGCGGAAATCCTCAAAAGCCTGCGGGCACCGGAATTCCTGATCCCGACATTGATCATGCCGTCGGCCTTCTACAGCCTTTTCGGGGTAGCGATGCCGGGCGATCCGCAGCGCGCGCCTTATCTCTTGGCGACCTATGGTGTCTTTGCCGTGATGGGGCCGTCGATCTTCGGCTTCGGGGTCGGCGTGGCAACCGAACGCGACCGCGGCTGGCTTCAGCTCAAGCGCGCGGCCCCGGCACCGGCGGTCTCCTATATAGGAGCCAAGCTCATCTCGACGCTGATCTTCGCGGCGATTGCGCTCGCGCCGCTTTATGCAATTGGCGGGTTTGCAGGCGGGGCGGAGTTCACGCGGGCGACATGGGCTGCGCTCCTCGGTCTTCATATTTCAGCGGCGATTCCCTTTGTCCTGCTTGGGCTGACGCTGGGGTTCAGCTTCCCCGCTAACGGGGCGGTGGCGGTTGCCAATATTTTCTTTCTCGGGCTCTCGGTCCTTGGCGGGCTCTGGATGCCGATCTTCATCTTCCCCGAGATTTTGCAGAAGGTCGCGCAGTTCCTGCCGTCCTATCATCTGGGCGAGCTGGCGCTGTTTGTGGCCGGGCAGGGGCGGGAGCATCAGCCGATGGAGAATCTGACGGCGATAGCGATCATGACGGGCGTTCTGGCGGTCCTCGCCGGGATCGCCTGGTCACGGCAGCGATAG
- the rpoZ gene encoding DNA-directed RNA polymerase subunit omega: MARVTVEDCIDKVDNRFDLVLLAAHRARLIAAGAPMTVDRDNDKNPVVALRELAEDKVTSDEIKEDLVTSLQSQLDMDEPDEAEGLAAEKADLPEHDTVSEDDLLKALQQSGMAPLSPSNK, from the coding sequence ATGGCGCGCGTCACTGTCGAAGACTGCATCGATAAAGTCGACAACCGGTTTGATCTCGTTCTTCTCGCGGCCCATCGGGCCCGCCTCATCGCCGCTGGTGCGCCGATGACGGTTGATCGCGACAATGACAAGAACCCTGTCGTCGCTCTGCGCGAGCTGGCCGAAGACAAGGTGACGTCCGACGAGATCAAGGAAGACCTCGTGACCTCGCTGCAATCGCAGCTCGACATGGATGAGCCGGACGAAGCCGAAGGCCTTGCCGCCGAGAAGGCCGACCTGCCCGAGCACGACACAGTTTCAGAGGACGATCTGCTGAAAGCACTTCAGCAATCGGGCATGGCGCCACTCTCTCCGTCCAATAAGTAG